The following are from one region of the Streptomyces changanensis genome:
- a CDS encoding SDR family oxidoreductase — MRTLTGRTALVTGGSRGIGRAIAERLGRDGARVAVHYGVNETAAKETVTAIETAGGSAFAIGQELGVPGDAEGLWAAFDRHADGLDILVNNAGIAAPAAFGEVEEAAYDRLFAVNTKAPFFVTQAGLGRLRDGGRVVNVSTGLSRAALMPEHIAYAMSKGALDLFTSYLSKALGARGITVNTVAPGIVDTDINADWLRGSDEAWAGAAAISALGRVGRPSDIADVVAFLASDEARAVTGHWIDATNGSLP; from the coding sequence ATGCGCACGCTCACGGGCAGGACGGCGTTGGTGACGGGCGGCAGCCGGGGCATCGGGCGGGCGATCGCGGAGCGCCTCGGGCGCGACGGCGCGCGGGTCGCGGTGCACTACGGGGTCAACGAGACCGCCGCCAAGGAGACCGTCACCGCGATCGAGACGGCCGGCGGCTCGGCCTTCGCGATCGGGCAGGAGCTGGGGGTGCCGGGGGACGCCGAGGGACTGTGGGCCGCGTTCGACCGGCACGCGGACGGGCTGGACATCCTGGTGAACAACGCGGGCATCGCGGCGCCGGCGGCCTTCGGCGAGGTCGAGGAGGCGGCGTACGACAGGCTCTTCGCGGTCAACACCAAGGCGCCGTTCTTCGTGACGCAGGCCGGGCTCGGCCGGCTGCGCGACGGGGGCCGCGTGGTGAACGTCTCGACGGGGCTGTCGCGGGCGGCCCTGATGCCGGAGCACATCGCGTACGCGATGAGCAAGGGCGCGCTGGACCTGTTCACGTCGTACCTGTCGAAGGCCCTCGGCGCGCGGGGCATCACCGTCAACACCGTGGCGCCCGGCATCGTCGACACCGACATCAACGCCGACTGGCTGCGGGGGAGCGACGAGGCGTGGGCCGGGGCGGCGGCCATCTCCGCCCTGGGCCGGGTGGGCCGGCCGTCGGACATAGCCGACGTGGTGGCGTTCCTGGCGTCGGACGAGGCGCGGGCGGTCACGGGCCACTGGATCGACGCGACGAACGGCTCGCTGCCGTAG
- a CDS encoding WhiB family transcriptional regulator, giving the protein MDWRHNAVCREEDPELFFPIGNTGPALLQIEEAKAVCRRCPVMEQCLQWALESGQDSGVWGGLSEDERRAMKRRAARNRARNASA; this is encoded by the coding sequence ATGGACTGGCGTCACAACGCCGTTTGTCGTGAGGAAGACCCCGAGCTGTTCTTCCCCATCGGCAACACCGGTCCTGCGCTGCTGCAGATCGAGGAAGCCAAGGCCGTCTGCCGGCGCTGCCCCGTGATGGAGCAGTGCCTGCAGTGGGCGCTCGAGTCCGGTCAGGACTCCGGCGTCTGGGGTGGCCTCAGCGAGGACGAGCGCCGCGCGATGAAGCGCCGCGCCGCCCGTAACCGGGCGCGCAACGCCAGCGCCTGA
- a CDS encoding TetR/AcrR family transcriptional regulator, with product MATTQRGRPRSFDRATALERATMAFWEHGYETTSVAELTRAMGIGAPSLYAAFGDKRSLFEEVVTEYVRSHGSFAARALDVEPTARAGIGRMLREAAAEFTDPAHPRGCLVISAAANCATPDVADSLRDRRNANLAGMEARIRADVAAGLLPAGTDARALARFSGAVLQGMSQQARDGATRQELEAVAEAAMRAWPERTVDAP from the coding sequence ATGGCGACGACGCAGCGCGGCCGGCCCCGCTCCTTCGACCGGGCGACGGCCCTGGAGCGGGCCACGATGGCCTTCTGGGAGCACGGGTACGAGACGACCTCGGTCGCCGAGCTGACCCGGGCGATGGGCATCGGCGCGCCCAGTCTGTACGCCGCCTTCGGTGACAAGAGGTCCCTGTTCGAGGAGGTCGTGACCGAGTACGTCCGGTCGCACGGCTCCTTCGCGGCACGCGCCCTCGACGTCGAGCCCACCGCGCGCGCCGGGATAGGGCGGATGCTGCGCGAGGCGGCGGCGGAGTTCACCGACCCGGCGCACCCGCGCGGCTGCCTGGTGATCTCCGCCGCGGCCAACTGCGCCACCCCGGACGTGGCGGACTCCCTGCGCGACCGGCGCAACGCGAACCTGGCGGGCATGGAGGCGCGCATCCGCGCGGACGTCGCGGCGGGCCTGCTCCCGGCCGGCACGGACGCCCGCGCACTCGCCCGCTTCAGCGGGGCCGTGCTCCAGGGCATGTCGCAGCAGGCGCGTGACGGCGCGACACGGCAGGAGCTGGAGGCGGTGGCGGAGGCGGCCATGCGAGCGTGGCCGGAGCGAACGGTGGACGCGCCCTGA
- a CDS encoding DUF3311 domain-containing protein, translating into MSQEKPPVVTPVRVVIAFCLVAPFVAMLWVGSYARTEPVLIGIPFFYWYQMLWVVLSTALTMLAYRLWHRDQRARASRDGGAER; encoded by the coding sequence ATGTCGCAAGAGAAACCACCCGTCGTCACCCCCGTGCGGGTGGTGATCGCGTTCTGTCTCGTCGCCCCGTTCGTCGCGATGCTCTGGGTGGGCTCCTACGCCCGGACGGAGCCGGTGCTCATCGGGATCCCGTTCTTCTACTGGTACCAGATGCTCTGGGTCGTGCTGTCCACGGCGCTGACCATGCTCGCGTACCGGCTCTGGCACCGTGACCAGCGGGCCCGCGCCTCCCGGGACGGGGGTGCGGAGCGATGA
- a CDS encoding SIS domain-containing protein, with the protein MSDEPGRIMAGEMAEQPAVLRRILERGVPEVHAVARAVAARGCRFVLLTGRGTSDNAALYAKYLLEIRLGMPCGLTSMSTTTAYGARPDLTDVLVITVSQSGGSPDLVASTRAAREAGAVTLAVTNNPDSPLAAVSEYHLDVLAGPERALPATKTYTASLLTLYLLVEGLRGGDGAAAHALPDLAERILARRDEVRTLAARYRFAERMVLTSRGYGYPTAREAALKLMETSYVPALAYSGADLLHGPLAMVDNVSPVIAVVTEGRGGEALQPVLDRLRGRGADLFVVGPRAQVEAASAGFVLPVDGVPEELQPILEILPLQQLAYEVTIARGQDPDAPRALAKVTETR; encoded by the coding sequence ATGAGCGACGAGCCTGGCCGGATCATGGCGGGGGAGATGGCGGAGCAGCCCGCCGTGCTGCGCCGGATCCTGGAGCGCGGCGTACCGGAGGTCCACGCCGTCGCGCGGGCCGTCGCGGCGCGTGGGTGCCGCTTCGTGCTGCTGACCGGACGCGGCACCTCCGACAACGCCGCGCTGTACGCCAAGTACCTGCTGGAGATCCGCCTCGGCATGCCCTGCGGTCTCACCTCCATGTCGACCACCACGGCCTACGGCGCCCGACCCGACCTGACCGACGTACTGGTGATCACCGTCAGCCAGTCCGGCGGCTCGCCCGACCTGGTGGCCTCCACCCGGGCGGCCCGGGAGGCCGGCGCGGTCACGCTCGCCGTGACCAACAACCCGGACTCACCGCTGGCCGCCGTGTCCGAGTACCACCTCGACGTCCTGGCGGGCCCCGAGCGGGCGCTGCCCGCGACGAAGACGTACACCGCCTCGCTGCTCACCCTGTACCTCCTCGTGGAGGGGCTGCGCGGCGGCGACGGCGCCGCCGCGCACGCCCTGCCCGACCTCGCCGAGCGGATCCTGGCCCGCCGCGACGAGGTGCGCACCCTCGCCGCGCGCTACCGCTTCGCCGAGCGGATGGTGCTCACCTCCCGTGGGTACGGCTACCCGACGGCCCGCGAGGCCGCCCTGAAGCTGATGGAGACCAGCTACGTCCCGGCGCTGGCCTACTCCGGGGCCGACCTGCTGCACGGGCCGCTGGCCATGGTCGACAACGTCTCACCGGTCATCGCGGTGGTCACCGAGGGGCGCGGCGGCGAGGCGCTCCAGCCCGTGCTCGACCGGCTGCGCGGCCGGGGCGCCGACCTGTTCGTCGTCGGCCCGCGGGCGCAGGTGGAGGCGGCATCGGCAGGCTTCGTCCTGCCGGTCGACGGCGTGCCGGAGGAGCTCCAGCCGATCCTGGAGATCCTGCCGCTGCAGCAGCTCGCCTACGAGGTGACCATCGCGCGCGGCCAGGACCCGGACGCGCCGAGGGCCCTCGCGAAGGTCACCGAGACGCGCTGA
- a CDS encoding extracellular solute-binding protein, with the protein MKRKLIAAIGVAGMMVSLAACGGSDNGGDKAGGAKELTVWLTVDAQNNWPDLVKAADDAITKKYPGIKIKHEYYGWPDKNTKLDAVLATDKAPDVVEMGNTEMIGYMAKGAFAEVDPAKFENSDKWLDALKESVTYNGKTYGVPYYAGGRIGTWRKDVAAEAGVTTAPKTWAELTAALDKIQAKKGEKFSAWYQPAPDWYAAMSFVFDAGGSIAEQDGETWKANLSSPESVKGLTEYKKVLDAYMHGDKTKDEADRPVVFGQGNAATVFAAAWEGATAADPKNDKVGGLKDKLENFVMPGPSGKNLPVFLGGSDLAVPVKSKSQDVAAEWIAAFTGPQGQKGLVAKGNLPNNKADLAPLKADPATAVPATAAESSWFVPTAPGWGQVEKGQILKTMLVEIANGKKSVEAAAKDADAAIDKVINTK; encoded by the coding sequence GTGAAGCGCAAGCTCATCGCGGCGATCGGCGTCGCGGGCATGATGGTCAGTCTCGCCGCTTGCGGCGGTTCCGACAACGGCGGCGACAAGGCGGGCGGCGCCAAGGAGCTGACCGTCTGGCTGACCGTCGACGCGCAGAACAACTGGCCGGACCTGGTCAAGGCGGCCGACGACGCGATCACCAAGAAGTACCCGGGCATCAAGATCAAGCACGAGTACTACGGCTGGCCCGACAAGAACACCAAGCTCGACGCCGTGCTGGCCACGGACAAGGCCCCCGACGTGGTCGAGATGGGCAACACCGAGATGATCGGCTACATGGCGAAGGGCGCCTTCGCCGAGGTCGACCCCGCGAAGTTCGAGAACTCGGACAAGTGGCTGGACGCCCTGAAGGAGTCCGTCACCTACAACGGCAAGACGTACGGCGTCCCCTACTACGCGGGCGGCCGCATCGGCACCTGGCGCAAGGACGTCGCCGCCGAGGCCGGCGTCACGACGGCCCCGAAGACCTGGGCCGAGCTGACCGCCGCCCTGGACAAGATCCAGGCGAAGAAGGGCGAGAAGTTCAGCGCCTGGTACCAGCCGGCGCCGGACTGGTACGCCGCGATGTCGTTCGTCTTCGACGCCGGCGGCTCCATCGCCGAGCAGGACGGCGAGACGTGGAAGGCGAACCTCTCGTCGCCGGAGTCCGTCAAGGGCCTCACCGAGTACAAGAAGGTCCTCGACGCCTACATGCACGGGGACAAGACGAAGGACGAGGCCGACCGCCCCGTCGTCTTCGGCCAGGGCAACGCGGCGACCGTCTTCGCCGCCGCGTGGGAGGGCGCCACCGCCGCCGACCCGAAGAACGACAAGGTGGGCGGCCTGAAGGACAAGCTGGAGAACTTCGTCATGCCCGGCCCGTCGGGCAAGAACCTCCCGGTCTTCCTGGGCGGCTCCGACCTCGCCGTGCCGGTCAAGTCGAAGTCCCAGGACGTCGCCGCCGAGTGGATCGCCGCCTTCACCGGCCCCCAGGGCCAGAAGGGCCTCGTCGCCAAGGGCAACCTGCCCAACAACAAGGCCGACCTCGCCCCGCTGAAGGCCGACCCGGCGACCGCCGTCCCGGCCACCGCCGCCGAGTCCAGCTGGTTCGTCCCGACCGCGCCCGGCTGGGGCCAGGTCGAGAAGGGCCAGATCCTCAAGACGATGCTCGTCGAGATCGCCAACGGCAAGAAGTCCGTCGAGGCCGCCGCCAAGGACGCGGACGCCGCGATCGACAAGGTCATCAACACCAAGTGA
- a CDS encoding sensor histidine kinase, whose product MNDLVRQHTALGESDLEWLHLLVSEWQLLSDLSFADLVLWVPTRDGTRYVSVAQMRPNTGPTSYQDDMVGHLVPRGRRPLLDAALDEGRIVREGDPEWREEVPVRVESIPVRRAGRVLGVIARNTNLLTVRTPSRLELTYLQSASDLAQMIAAGSFPFAEQQVDMDASPRAGDGLIRLDAEGVVQYASPNALSAYHRLGLAADLVGQHLGQITAELAPSRGPVDEALVKLASGYAPREAEVEGNGGVIQLRAIPLKPKGTRIGSLVLLRDVTELRRRERELITKDATIREIHHRVKNNLQTVAALLRLQARRMDSDQGREALNEAVRRVGSIAIVHETLSQNLDERVEFDDIADRVISMVAEISPGGVVCRRNGRFGVLDAEVATPLSMVLTEVLQNALEHAFAPGEHGTVEVAAVRGDGRVGDARLLITVQDDGRGLPPGFDPQRTGNLGLQIVRTLVEGELGGTFDMRPAPERGTRVVLDVPVRAQK is encoded by the coding sequence ATGAACGACCTCGTCCGCCAGCACACCGCCCTCGGGGAGTCCGACCTCGAGTGGCTCCATCTGCTGGTCTCGGAGTGGCAGCTGCTCTCCGACCTGTCCTTCGCCGACCTCGTGCTGTGGGTGCCGACCCGAGACGGGACCCGGTACGTCTCGGTCGCGCAGATGCGCCCCAACACCGGGCCCACCTCGTACCAGGACGACATGGTCGGCCACCTCGTCCCCCGGGGCCGCCGACCGCTGCTCGACGCGGCCCTCGACGAGGGCCGGATCGTGCGCGAGGGCGACCCGGAGTGGCGGGAGGAGGTCCCCGTACGCGTCGAGTCGATCCCCGTGCGCCGGGCGGGCCGGGTCCTCGGCGTGATCGCCCGCAACACCAACCTGCTCACCGTCCGTACGCCCTCCCGGCTGGAGCTCACCTACCTCCAGTCCGCCTCCGACCTCGCCCAGATGATCGCCGCGGGCAGCTTCCCCTTCGCGGAGCAGCAGGTCGACATGGACGCCTCGCCGCGCGCCGGCGACGGCCTGATCCGGCTCGACGCGGAAGGCGTCGTCCAGTACGCCTCGCCGAACGCCCTCTCCGCCTACCACCGCCTGGGCTTGGCCGCCGACCTCGTCGGCCAGCACCTCGGCCAGATCACCGCCGAACTCGCGCCCTCCCGCGGTCCCGTCGACGAGGCGCTGGTCAAACTGGCCAGCGGCTACGCCCCGCGCGAGGCGGAGGTCGAGGGCAACGGCGGGGTGATCCAGCTGCGGGCCATCCCCCTCAAGCCCAAGGGCACCCGGATCGGCTCGCTCGTCCTCCTCCGGGACGTCACCGAACTCCGGCGCCGCGAAAGAGAGTTGATCACCAAGGACGCGACCATCCGGGAGATCCACCACCGGGTGAAGAACAACCTCCAGACGGTCGCCGCCCTGCTGCGCCTCCAGGCCCGCCGGATGGACTCCGACCAGGGGAGGGAGGCGCTGAACGAGGCGGTGCGGCGGGTCGGCTCGATCGCCATCGTCCACGAGACGCTCTCCCAGAACCTCGACGAGCGCGTCGAGTTCGACGACATCGCCGACCGCGTCATCTCGATGGTCGCCGAGATCTCCCCGGGCGGGGTCGTCTGCCGGCGCAACGGCCGCTTCGGCGTGCTCGACGCCGAGGTCGCCACGCCCCTGTCCATGGTGCTGACCGAGGTCCTCCAGAACGCCCTGGAGCACGCCTTCGCCCCCGGCGAGCACGGCACCGTCGAGGTGGCGGCGGTCCGCGGCGACGGACGGGTCGGCGACGCGCGGCTGCTCATCACCGTCCAGGACGACGGCCGCGGTCTGCCGCCCGGCTTCGACCCGCAGCGCACCGGGAACCTCGGACTCCAGATCGTCCGCACCCTGGTGGAGGGGGAGTTGGGCGGTACGTTCGACATGCGCCCGGCCCCGGAGCGCGGGACGCGCGTCGTGCTGGACGTCCCGGTGCGGGCCCAGAAGTAG
- a CDS encoding carbohydrate ABC transporter permease: MSAAETTTAKAPPVRQAPPPGPGAGRHPGKPAGKPSAPGARTGASVPWLLLAPCLTVLVLVLGYPLYRLVALSFQKFGQPQLWGFQEAESVGFANFARILGDGEFWAVVLRTVVFAGGAVVLTMVLGMLIALLLQRVSPWVKALISVVLVASWGMPIIVATAIFKWLFDADYGVLNWLIDKLPGVDMIGHNWFASGPQGLAVIMLLVVWGAVPFVVITLSAGLTQVPKELEEAARLDGAGAWGVFRFVTLPILKPIIVMLTTLSVIWDMGVFPQVYVMRNGHPEPEFQVLTTYSFDKAFVVNDYGTGSAIALVTVFLLLGAVAVYMRQMLKIGEVE, encoded by the coding sequence ATGAGTGCCGCTGAGACAACCACCGCGAAGGCGCCGCCGGTGCGGCAAGCGCCACCACCCGGCCCGGGCGCCGGACGCCACCCCGGGAAGCCGGCCGGGAAACCGTCGGCACCCGGCGCCAGGACCGGGGCGTCGGTCCCGTGGCTGCTGCTCGCGCCCTGCCTGACCGTCCTGGTCCTGGTCCTCGGCTACCCGCTGTACCGGCTGGTGGCCCTCTCCTTCCAGAAGTTCGGCCAGCCGCAGCTGTGGGGCTTCCAGGAGGCCGAGTCCGTCGGCTTCGCCAACTTCGCCAGGATCCTCGGCGACGGCGAGTTCTGGGCCGTCGTCCTGCGCACGGTGGTCTTCGCCGGCGGCGCCGTCGTGCTGACGATGGTCCTCGGCATGCTCATCGCCCTGCTGCTGCAGCGGGTCTCGCCGTGGGTGAAGGCACTGATCAGCGTTGTCCTCGTGGCCAGCTGGGGCATGCCGATCATCGTCGCCACGGCCATCTTCAAGTGGCTCTTCGACGCCGACTACGGCGTGCTGAACTGGCTGATCGACAAGCTCCCCGGCGTCGACATGATCGGCCACAACTGGTTCGCCAGCGGCCCCCAGGGCCTCGCCGTGATCATGCTGCTGGTCGTCTGGGGCGCCGTGCCCTTCGTCGTCATCACGCTCAGCGCGGGCCTCACCCAGGTGCCCAAGGAGCTGGAGGAGGCCGCCCGCCTCGACGGCGCCGGCGCCTGGGGCGTCTTCCGCTTCGTCACCCTCCCGATCCTCAAGCCGATCATCGTCATGCTGACGACCCTCTCCGTCATCTGGGACATGGGCGTCTTCCCGCAGGTCTACGTGATGCGCAACGGCCACCCCGAGCCCGAGTTCCAGGTGCTCACGACCTACTCGTTCGACAAGGCGTTCGTCGTGAACGACTACGGCACCGGCTCGGCCATCGCCCTCGTCACGGTCTTCCTGCTGCTCGGTGCGGTCGCCGTCTACATGCGTCAGATGCTCAAGATCGGAGAGGTGGAGTGA
- a CDS encoding carbohydrate ABC transporter permease: MLGLLVVAVLGFPVYWMVNTAFKPAKDAIDPDPHFFPSTFTLENFKRALEVADFWGPVGRSLVVSLVVVVIGIAVGMLAALAISRFAFRGRKIVIVGILAVQMVPLVAMIIPVFLLLNDLGQYDRLTGLIITYLTFILPFTVWTLRGFIVNIPKELEEAAMVDGCTRTGAFVRVVFPLLAPGMVATSVYGFIQAWNEYLYALMLMSQQNQTATVWLGNFITKNGTEYAPMMAGSTMMAVPIVILFLLVQRKMAAGLTAGAVKG, translated from the coding sequence CTGCTCGGCCTGCTCGTCGTGGCCGTCCTCGGCTTCCCCGTCTACTGGATGGTGAACACGGCCTTCAAGCCGGCCAAGGACGCGATCGACCCGGACCCGCACTTCTTCCCCTCCACCTTCACGCTGGAGAACTTCAAGCGCGCCCTGGAGGTCGCCGACTTCTGGGGGCCCGTCGGCCGCAGCCTCGTCGTCTCGCTGGTCGTCGTGGTGATCGGCATCGCCGTCGGCATGCTCGCCGCCCTGGCCATCTCGCGGTTCGCCTTCCGCGGCCGCAAGATCGTCATCGTCGGCATCCTCGCCGTCCAGATGGTCCCGCTGGTCGCCATGATCATCCCGGTTTTCCTGCTCCTCAACGACCTGGGCCAGTACGACCGGCTCACCGGCCTGATCATCACCTACCTCACCTTCATCCTCCCGTTCACGGTGTGGACCCTGCGCGGCTTCATCGTGAACATCCCGAAGGAGCTGGAGGAGGCGGCCATGGTCGACGGCTGCACGCGCACCGGCGCCTTCGTCCGCGTCGTCTTCCCGCTGCTCGCCCCCGGCATGGTCGCCACGTCGGTCTACGGCTTCATCCAGGCGTGGAACGAGTACCTGTACGCGCTGATGCTGATGAGCCAGCAGAACCAGACCGCGACCGTGTGGCTCGGGAACTTCATCACCAAGAACGGCACCGAGTACGCCCCCATGATGGCGGGCTCCACCATGATGGCCGTCCCCATCGTGATCCTGTTCCTCCTCGTCCAGCGCAAGATGGCCGCGGGCCTCACGGCCGGCGCAGTGAAGGGATGA
- the nagB gene encoding glucosamine-6-phosphate deaminase, with protein sequence MEVVIVQDAQAGGELIAEGIADLLRRKPDALLGVATGSTPLPIYDALTAKVRSGAVDVSRARIAQLDEYVGLPAGHPESYRSTVLRQVVEPLGLDADAFMGPDGSAEDVQAACEAYDRALAEAGGVDLQILGIGTDGHIGFNEPCSSLASRTRIKTLTEQTRIDNARFFEGDIDQVPHHVITQGIGTILEARHLVLLATGEGKAEAVAQTVEGPVAALVPASALQLHPHATVVVDEAAASRLKLADYFRHTYANKPAWQGL encoded by the coding sequence GTGGAAGTTGTCATCGTCCAGGACGCCCAGGCAGGCGGCGAGCTCATCGCGGAGGGCATCGCCGACCTCCTGCGCCGCAAGCCCGACGCTCTGCTCGGCGTGGCCACCGGCTCGACGCCGCTGCCCATCTACGACGCGCTGACCGCGAAGGTCCGCTCGGGCGCCGTGGACGTCTCCCGCGCGCGGATCGCCCAGCTCGACGAGTACGTCGGACTGCCCGCCGGGCACCCGGAGTCGTACCGCTCCACCGTGCTGCGCCAGGTGGTCGAGCCGCTCGGACTGGACGCGGACGCCTTCATGGGTCCCGACGGCTCCGCCGAGGACGTGCAGGCGGCCTGCGAGGCGTACGACCGGGCGCTCGCCGAGGCGGGCGGGGTCGACCTCCAGATCCTGGGCATCGGCACCGACGGCCACATCGGCTTCAACGAGCCGTGCTCGTCGCTCGCCTCGCGCACCCGGATCAAGACGCTCACCGAGCAGACCCGGATCGACAACGCCCGGTTCTTCGAGGGCGACATCGACCAGGTGCCCCACCACGTCATCACCCAGGGCATCGGCACCATCCTGGAGGCCCGCCACCTGGTCCTGCTCGCCACCGGCGAGGGCAAGGCCGAGGCTGTGGCCCAGACCGTCGAGGGCCCGGTCGCCGCGCTCGTCCCCGCGTCAGCGCTCCAGCTCCACCCGCACGCCACGGTCGTCGTCGACGAGGCCGCCGCGTCCAGGCTGAAGCTCGCGGACTACTTCCGTCACACCTACGCCAACAAGCCCGCCTGGCAGGGCCTGTGA
- a CDS encoding GntR family transcriptional regulator, translating to MAAHSGGTEPGKALPSENGTATRTARVPKYYRLKRHLLDMTETMPPGTPVPPERTLATEFDTSRTTVRQALQELVVEGRLERIQGKGTFVAKPKVSQALQLTSYTEDMRAQGLEPTSQLLDIGYVTADDTLAGLLDIQPGGRVLRIERLRLASGEPMAIETTHLSAKRFPALRRSLVKYTSLYTALAEVYDVRLAQAEETIETSLATPREAGLLGTDVGLPMLMLSRHSIDEDGAPVEWVRSVYRGDRYKFVARLQRPRDE from the coding sequence ATGGCCGCGCACAGTGGCGGTACGGAGCCCGGGAAGGCGCTCCCGTCCGAGAACGGGACGGCGACGCGGACCGCTCGCGTGCCCAAGTACTACCGACTCAAGCGGCACTTGCTGGACATGACCGAGACCATGCCCCCCGGCACCCCCGTGCCGCCGGAGCGCACGCTCGCCACCGAGTTCGACACCTCCCGCACCACCGTGCGCCAGGCGCTCCAGGAGCTCGTCGTCGAGGGGCGGCTGGAGCGGATCCAGGGCAAGGGCACGTTCGTCGCCAAGCCCAAGGTCTCCCAGGCGCTCCAGCTCACCTCCTACACGGAGGACATGCGCGCCCAGGGCCTCGAACCCACCTCCCAGCTGCTGGACATCGGCTACGTCACCGCCGACGACACCCTCGCCGGACTCCTCGACATCCAGCCGGGCGGGCGCGTCCTGCGCATCGAGCGCCTGCGCCTGGCCAGCGGCGAGCCCATGGCCATCGAGACCACCCACCTGTCGGCGAAGCGCTTCCCGGCGCTGCGCCGCTCGCTGGTGAAGTACACCTCCCTCTACACCGCGCTCGCCGAGGTGTACGACGTGCGGCTGGCCCAGGCGGAGGAGACCATCGAGACGTCGCTGGCCACACCGCGCGAGGCGGGGCTGCTCGGCACGGACGTGGGCCTGCCGATGCTGATGCTCTCCCGGCACTCCATCGACGAGGACGGCGCGCCCGTCGAGTGGGTGCGGTCGGTGTACCGGGGCGACCGGTACAAGTTCGTGGCCCGGCTCCAGCGGCCGAGGGACGAGTAG
- a CDS encoding glycoside hydrolase family 3 protein, whose amino-acid sequence MTTLVRDTADTLTRDALTVLQPGFVGTTPPDWLLRRVAEGLSSVGLFGRNIATPEQLTALTARLRAEREDVLVAIDEEGGDVTRLEVRTGSSFPGNLALGTVDDPELTRAVAHELGRRLAACGVDFNWAPSADVNSDPNNPVIGVRSFGADPELASRHTVAYIEGMQAAGVAACTKHFPGHGDTNVDSHLAMPRIDVDPGTLHARELIPFRAAIAAGSKSVMSAHILLPALDPDRPATLSPRILTGLLRRELGFEGLIVTDGMEMQAIASTYGIERGSVLAIAAGADAICVGGGLADEGIVLSLRDALVAAVRSGELPEERLADAAARVRALASWTRAHRVRGAGTEPGAAVQEGTAPGTDIGLVAARRALRVTPGETPYEPPAGPVHVASYAPEANIAVGDETPWGVGVELERLLPGTRTGTYGAGTGAEDVLRAAGERRIVAVVRDAHRHAWMREALDGLLAARPDTIVVEMGLNQAPPRGALHIATHGAARVCGIAAAEVVAGA is encoded by the coding sequence ATGACCACACTCGTACGCGACACCGCGGACACGCTGACCCGCGACGCCCTCACCGTCCTCCAGCCCGGTTTCGTCGGCACGACGCCGCCCGACTGGCTGCTCCGGCGCGTCGCCGAGGGGCTCTCCTCCGTCGGGCTCTTCGGCCGCAACATCGCCACGCCGGAGCAGCTGACCGCGCTCACCGCGCGGCTGCGCGCCGAGCGCGAGGACGTCCTGGTCGCCATCGACGAGGAGGGCGGCGACGTCACCCGGCTGGAGGTCCGCACCGGCTCCTCCTTCCCCGGCAACCTCGCGCTCGGCACCGTCGACGACCCGGAGCTCACCCGGGCCGTCGCCCACGAGCTGGGCCGCCGACTGGCGGCCTGCGGGGTGGACTTCAACTGGGCGCCGTCCGCCGACGTCAACTCCGACCCGAACAACCCGGTCATCGGCGTGCGCTCCTTCGGCGCCGACCCGGAGCTCGCCTCCCGCCACACCGTCGCCTACATCGAGGGCATGCAGGCCGCCGGCGTCGCCGCGTGCACCAAGCACTTCCCCGGGCACGGCGACACGAACGTCGACTCGCACCTCGCGATGCCCCGCATCGACGTGGATCCGGGGACACTGCACGCCCGTGAGCTGATCCCCTTCCGCGCGGCCATCGCGGCGGGTTCCAAATCGGTGATGAGCGCGCATATCCTGCTGCCCGCGCTCGACCCCGACCGCCCCGCCACCCTGAGCCCGCGGATCCTCACCGGACTGCTGCGACGGGAGCTGGGCTTCGAGGGCCTGATCGTCACCGACGGCATGGAGATGCAGGCCATCGCGTCGACCTACGGGATCGAGCGCGGCTCCGTCCTCGCCATCGCGGCGGGCGCCGACGCCATCTGCGTCGGCGGCGGCCTCGCGGACGAGGGGATCGTCCTCAGCCTGCGCGACGCGCTGGTGGCGGCGGTACGGAGCGGCGAACTGCCCGAGGAGCGGCTGGCCGACGCGGCGGCGCGGGTACGCGCCCTGGCGTCCTGGACCCGGGCGCACCGGGTAAGGGGGGCCGGAACGGAGCCGGGCGCGGCTGTGCAGGAGGGGACCGCGCCCGGCACCGACATCGGCCTGGTGGCGGCGCGCCGCGCCCTGCGCGTCACGCCCGGGGAGACGCCGTACGAGCCGCCGGCGGGCCCGGTCCACGTGGCGTCCTACGCGCCGGAGGCGAACATCGCCGTCGGCGACGAGACCCCCTGGGGCGTCGGCGTCGAGCTGGAGCGGCTCCTGCCGGGCACCCGGACCGGGACCTACGGCGCCGGGACCGGCGCCGAGGACGTGCTGCGGGCGGCGGGGGAGCGCCGGATCGTGGCCGTCGTGCGCGACGCGCACCGTCACGCCTGGATGAGGGAGGCGTTGGACGGGCTGCTCGCGGCCCGCCCCGACACGATCGTGGTGGAGATGGGCCTGAACCAGGCTCCGCCGCGCGGGGCGCTGCACATCGCGACGCACGGTGCGGCGCGGGTCTGCGGCATCGCGGCGGCGGAGGTCGTCGCGGGCGCGTAG